A window of the Serratia sarumanii genome harbors these coding sequences:
- a CDS encoding malate/lactate/ureidoglycolate dehydrogenase, with amino-acid sequence MSTEYRIASPHLAQLVQAIWRQAGSTAREAELVADHLVQANLAGHDSHGVGMIPSYMASLAQGQLQLNQHAEVVRDAGAVLTLDGARGFGQVVASEAMALGIERAGKLGLAAVALHNAHHIGRIGHWAEQCARAGFISIHFVNVVGDPMVAPFGGSDRRFGTNPFCAIFPRPGRTPLLLDFATSGIAFGKTRVAYNKGLSVVPGYLIDEHGRPTAEPKVMHEAPFGSLLPFGLHKGYALAAMCEILGGALSGGRTTHAATLKADSDAIFNCMTTLILDPQAFDAPQMQAEAEAFIGWVKASPPSGEQPIAVPGEWEEANRAARLEQGIPIDANTWRQICAAAEQAGMTAGELADYRAQARQG; translated from the coding sequence ATGAGCACCGAATACCGTATCGCCAGCCCGCATTTGGCGCAGCTCGTTCAGGCGATTTGGCGCCAGGCCGGCAGTACGGCGCGCGAAGCCGAGCTGGTGGCCGATCATCTGGTGCAGGCCAATCTGGCCGGGCACGACTCGCACGGCGTCGGCATGATCCCCAGCTACATGGCGTCATTGGCGCAGGGGCAATTGCAGCTCAATCAGCACGCCGAAGTGGTGCGCGACGCCGGCGCGGTGCTGACGCTCGACGGTGCGCGCGGTTTCGGTCAGGTGGTGGCCAGCGAAGCAATGGCGCTGGGCATTGAACGCGCCGGCAAGCTGGGCCTGGCGGCGGTGGCGCTGCACAACGCGCACCATATCGGCCGCATCGGCCATTGGGCGGAGCAGTGCGCCCGCGCCGGTTTTATCTCGATTCACTTCGTCAACGTGGTGGGCGATCCGATGGTGGCGCCGTTCGGCGGCAGCGATCGCCGCTTCGGCACCAACCCGTTCTGCGCCATTTTCCCGCGGCCGGGCCGCACGCCGCTGCTGTTGGATTTCGCCACCAGCGGCATCGCCTTCGGCAAGACTCGGGTGGCCTATAACAAAGGGTTGTCGGTGGTGCCGGGCTATCTGATCGACGAACACGGGCGGCCGACTGCCGAACCGAAGGTGATGCACGAAGCGCCGTTCGGTTCGCTGCTGCCGTTCGGCTTGCACAAAGGCTACGCGCTGGCGGCGATGTGCGAAATCCTCGGCGGCGCGCTCTCCGGCGGCCGCACCACCCACGCCGCCACGCTGAAAGCCGACAGCGACGCCATCTTCAACTGCATGACCACCCTGATCCTCGATCCTCAGGCCTTCGACGCCCCGCAAATGCAGGCCGAGGCCGAAGCGTTTATCGGTTGGGTGAAGGCTTCGCCGCCGAGCGGCGAACAGCCGATCGCCGTCCCGGGAGAGTGGGAAGAGGCCAACCGCGCGGCGCGGCTGGAGCAGGGCATCCCGATCGATGCCAATACCTGGCGGCAGATTTGCGCGGCGGCGGAACAGGCGGGCATGACGGCGGGGGAACTGGCGGATTACCGCGCGCAGGCGCGCCAGGGATAA
- a CDS encoding cupin domain-containing protein gives MDYQLDLDWNDFLQRYWQKRPVILKRGFKNFIDPISPDELAGLAMENEVDSRLVSHQDGRWQVAHGPFESFDHLSENNWSLLVQAVDHWHEPSAALMRPFRQLPDWRMDDLMISFSVPGGGVGPHLDQYDVFIIQGTGRRRWRVGEKTPLKQHCPHPDLLQVEPFDAIIDEEMEPGDILYIPPGFPHEGYALENALNYSVGFRAPNGRELVSGFADYVLARELGSKRYGDPDVKLREHPAEILPQEVDALRQMMLDLVQQPEHFQHWFGEFISQSRHELDLAPPEPPYQAGEIYELLQQGEALQRLGGLRVLRVGDRCFVNGELIDTDQLQAADALCQNFSVDAALLGDAVDDPSFLALLTALVNSGYWYFND, from the coding sequence ATGGATTATCAATTAGACCTGGACTGGAACGATTTTTTGCAACGTTATTGGCAAAAGCGTCCGGTGATTCTGAAGCGCGGCTTCAAAAACTTTATCGATCCGATCTCCCCGGATGAGCTGGCCGGGCTGGCGATGGAAAACGAAGTGGACAGCCGCCTGGTCAGCCACCAGGACGGCCGTTGGCAGGTCGCGCACGGCCCCTTCGAGAGCTTCGATCACCTGAGCGAAAACAACTGGTCGCTGCTGGTGCAGGCAGTGGACCACTGGCATGAGCCTTCCGCGGCGCTGATGCGCCCGTTCCGCCAGCTGCCGGACTGGCGGATGGATGACCTGATGATCTCCTTCTCGGTACCGGGCGGCGGCGTCGGCCCGCACCTCGATCAGTACGACGTGTTCATCATTCAGGGCACCGGCCGCCGCCGCTGGCGCGTCGGGGAAAAAACGCCGCTGAAACAGCACTGCCCGCACCCGGATCTGCTGCAGGTGGAGCCGTTCGACGCCATCATCGACGAAGAGATGGAGCCGGGCGACATTCTCTACATTCCGCCGGGCTTCCCGCATGAAGGCTATGCGCTGGAAAACGCGCTCAACTATTCGGTGGGCTTCCGCGCGCCGAACGGCCGCGAGCTGGTGAGCGGCTTCGCCGACTACGTGCTGGCGCGCGAGCTGGGCAGCAAACGCTACGGCGATCCGGACGTTAAACTGCGCGAACACCCGGCGGAGATCCTGCCGCAGGAAGTGGACGCCTTACGGCAGATGATGCTGGATCTGGTGCAACAGCCGGAACACTTCCAGCACTGGTTCGGCGAGTTTATCTCCCAGTCGCGCCACGAGCTGGATCTGGCGCCGCCGGAGCCGCCGTATCAGGCCGGGGAAATCTACGAGCTGCTGCAGCAGGGTGAAGCGCTGCAGCGCCTGGGCGGGTTGCGCGTGCTCCGCGTCGGCGATCGCTGCTTCGTCAACGGCGAGCTGATCGACACCGACCAGCTGCAGGCCGCAGACGCCCTTTGCCAGAACTTCAGCGTCGACGCCGCCCTGCTCGGCGACGCGGTGGACGATCCGTCGTTCCTGGCGCTGCTGACCGCGCTGGTCAACAGCGGCTATTGGTACTTTAACGACTGA
- the phoQ gene encoding two-component system sensor histidine kinase PhoQ, whose protein sequence is MFNKNKKPFSLRARFLMATAGVILALSLSYGLVAVVGYIVSFDKTAFRLLRGESNLFFSLAQWKDNKLTIAIPPDIDLNFPTLVFIYDDKGNLLWSQRKVPELEKLINKEWLEESGFYEIDTDTRVSSEVLGDNPKAQDQLKNYDDTDQNALTHSVAVNTYAATPRLPALTIVVVDSIPQELQRSDVVWEWFSYVLLANLLLVVPLLWLAAYWSLRPIKALVNQVGELENGERDQLDENPPSELRGLVRNLNILVRNERQRYTKYRTTLSDLTHSLKTPLAVLQSTLRSLRSGKQTTIEEAEPIMLDQIGRISQQIGYYLHRASINSGQTVLTREIHSVPALLDSLVVALNKVYQRKGVVITLDISPEVTFMGEKNDFMEVMGNVLENACKYCLEFVEITSLHSEKNLTIVIDDDGPGIPESKRQLIFQRGQRVDTLRPGQGLGLSVAAEIIEQYDGEIVISDSPLGGARMQVTFARQHDTHHNE, encoded by the coding sequence ATGTTCAACAAGAATAAAAAACCGTTTTCGCTGCGTGCCCGCTTCCTGATGGCGACCGCCGGGGTGATCCTGGCGCTGTCGCTCTCTTACGGTTTGGTGGCGGTCGTCGGCTATATCGTCAGCTTCGACAAAACCGCCTTCCGCCTGCTGCGCGGCGAGAGCAACCTGTTTTTCAGTCTGGCGCAGTGGAAAGACAACAAGCTCACCATCGCCATTCCCCCCGATATCGATCTCAACTTCCCGACGCTGGTATTTATCTACGACGATAAAGGCAACCTGCTGTGGAGCCAGCGCAAGGTGCCGGAGCTGGAGAAGCTGATCAACAAGGAATGGCTGGAGGAGTCCGGCTTTTACGAAATCGACACCGACACCCGCGTCAGTAGCGAAGTGCTGGGGGACAACCCCAAAGCGCAGGATCAGCTGAAAAATTACGACGATACCGATCAGAACGCGCTGACCCACTCGGTGGCGGTCAACACCTATGCCGCCACGCCTCGCCTGCCGGCGCTGACCATCGTGGTGGTCGACAGCATTCCGCAGGAGCTGCAGCGATCCGACGTGGTGTGGGAGTGGTTCAGCTACGTGCTGCTGGCCAACCTGCTGCTGGTGGTGCCGCTGCTGTGGCTGGCGGCCTACTGGAGCCTGCGGCCGATCAAGGCGCTGGTCAATCAGGTGGGCGAGCTGGAGAACGGCGAGCGCGATCAGCTGGATGAGAACCCGCCCAGCGAGCTGCGCGGGCTGGTGCGCAATCTGAACATTCTGGTGCGCAACGAACGCCAGCGCTACACCAAGTACCGCACTACCCTGTCGGATTTGACCCACAGCCTGAAAACGCCGCTGGCGGTGCTGCAAAGCACCCTGCGCTCGCTGCGCAGCGGCAAACAGACCACCATCGAAGAAGCCGAGCCGATCATGCTGGATCAGATCGGGCGCATCTCGCAGCAAATCGGTTACTACCTGCACCGAGCCAGCATCAACTCCGGCCAGACGGTGCTGACGCGCGAGATCCATTCGGTGCCGGCGCTGCTCGACAGCCTGGTGGTGGCGCTAAATAAGGTTTATCAGCGCAAAGGGGTGGTGATCACGCTGGACATCTCGCCGGAAGTGACCTTTATGGGCGAGAAAAACGACTTTATGGAAGTGATGGGCAACGTGTTGGAAAACGCCTGCAAATACTGCCTGGAATTCGTGGAGATCACCTCGCTGCACTCCGAGAAAAACCTCACCATCGTTATCGACGACGACGGCCCGGGGATCCCGGAAAGCAAGCGCCAGCTGATCTTCCAGCGCGGCCAGCGGGTGGATACCCTGCGCCCCGGCCAGGGTCTGGGTTTGTCGGTGGCGGCGGAGATCATCGAGCAGTACGACGGCGAAATCGTCATCAGCGACAGCCCACTCGGCGGCGCGCGCATGCAGGTCACCTTCGCCCGACAGCACGACACCCACCACAACGAGTAA
- the phoP gene encoding two-component system response regulator PhoP yields MRVLVVEDNGLLRHHLSVQMREMGHQVDAAEDAKEADYFLQEHAPDIAIVDLGLPGEDGLSLIRRWRAHQAKLPILVLTARESWQDKVAVLEAGADDYVTKPFHLEEVIARMQALMRRNSGLASQVIVLPPFQIDLSRRELSVNDRQIKLTAFEYTIIETLIRNAGKVVSKDSLMLQLYPDAELRESHTIDVLMGRLRKKVQAEYPHEVITTVRGQGYRFDAK; encoded by the coding sequence ATGCGAGTACTGGTTGTTGAAGATAATGGTCTGCTGCGCCACCACCTTTCCGTTCAGATGCGCGAGATGGGCCATCAGGTCGACGCGGCCGAAGACGCCAAGGAAGCCGATTACTTCCTGCAGGAGCACGCGCCGGATATCGCCATCGTCGATCTCGGCCTGCCGGGTGAAGACGGTCTGAGCCTGATCCGCCGCTGGCGCGCGCACCAGGCCAAGCTGCCGATCCTGGTGCTGACCGCCCGCGAAAGCTGGCAGGACAAAGTGGCGGTGCTGGAAGCCGGCGCCGACGACTATGTCACCAAGCCGTTCCACCTGGAAGAAGTGATCGCCCGCATGCAGGCGCTGATGCGCCGCAACAGCGGCCTGGCTTCGCAGGTGATCGTGCTGCCGCCGTTCCAGATCGATCTGTCGCGCCGCGAACTGAGCGTCAACGATCGGCAAATCAAGCTGACCGCCTTTGAATACACCATCATCGAGACCCTGATCCGCAACGCCGGCAAGGTGGTGAGCAAGGATTCGTTGATGCTGCAGCTCTACCCGGACGCCGAGCTGCGCGAAAGCCACACCATCGACGTGCTGATGGGCCGCTTGCGCAAGAAGGTGCAGGCGGAATACCCGCATGAAGTGATCACCACGGTACGTGGCCAGGGCTATCGTTTTGACGCGAAGTGA
- a CDS encoding ADP-ribosylglycohydrolase family protein yields the protein MKQLTQAERIAGALYGQMLGDALGMPSELWPRERVKRHFGWIDGFLDGPAENTAACYFKAGQYTDDTAMALALADALVEAQGEVVPELIARNVIRWVDGFDAFNKNILGPSSKLALSEQKAGTPIAELENNGITNGAAMRISPLGCVLPSAPLEDFCRQVWLACSPTHKSDIAVAGAVAIAWAVARAVEGADWASIRLALPGVAEYAQRRQETTFSPSLAARIELAFQVVDEATGTEQASERVYQLIGAGVSTIESVPAALAMVQLAQTDPTRCAVLCANLGGDTDTIGAMATAICGALHGAEAIEPGLLAELKRVNPLDIGAYVQAFARFRRRRQGES from the coding sequence ATGAAGCAGTTAACCCAGGCGGAACGCATAGCGGGCGCACTTTACGGACAGATGCTGGGCGACGCGCTCGGCATGCCTTCCGAGCTGTGGCCGCGCGAGCGGGTTAAGCGCCACTTCGGCTGGATAGACGGCTTTCTCGACGGGCCGGCGGAGAACACCGCCGCCTGTTATTTCAAGGCTGGGCAATATACCGACGATACCGCGATGGCATTGGCGTTGGCCGATGCGCTGGTGGAGGCGCAAGGCGAGGTGGTGCCGGAGCTGATCGCCCGCAACGTGATCCGCTGGGTGGACGGTTTTGACGCTTTCAACAAGAACATTCTCGGCCCCAGTTCCAAATTGGCGCTGAGCGAGCAAAAAGCGGGCACGCCGATCGCCGAGTTGGAAAACAACGGCATCACCAACGGTGCGGCGATGCGCATTTCGCCTTTGGGCTGCGTGCTGCCTTCCGCGCCGCTGGAGGATTTCTGCCGACAGGTGTGGCTGGCCTGCAGCCCGACGCACAAATCCGACATCGCCGTCGCCGGTGCGGTGGCGATCGCCTGGGCCGTGGCGCGGGCGGTGGAAGGGGCTGACTGGGCCTCCATTCGCCTGGCGTTGCCGGGGGTGGCGGAGTATGCCCAGCGCCGGCAGGAGACGACGTTCAGCCCTTCGCTGGCGGCGCGCATCGAACTGGCGTTTCAGGTGGTGGATGAAGCTACCGGCACCGAGCAGGCCTCCGAGCGGGTATATCAGCTGATCGGGGCCGGGGTGAGCACCATCGAGTCGGTGCCCGCAGCGCTGGCGATGGTGCAGCTGGCGCAAACCGATCCTACCCGGTGCGCCGTGCTGTGCGCCAACCTGGGCGGCGATACCGACACCATCGGCGCGATGGCCACCGCGATTTGCGGCGCGCTGCACGGCGCCGAGGCGATTGAGCCGGGGCTGCTGGCGGAGTTAAAACGGGTGAATCCGCTGGATATCGGGGCTTACGTTCAGGCGTTCGCGCGTTTTCGCCGCCGCCGGCAGGGCGAGTCGTAA
- a CDS encoding GntR family transcriptional regulator produces the protein MSKETNQRLLDKLQQDLASAGAMPLYLRFNASVRKAIEQGLLNAGDFLPSERLFTERLGISRITVRKALACLEQDGIIGRSRGYGTFIQPQRPEPKLFYSLADVKGFSREVIQQGRRPDTQWISRERIPAGAELAEKLQLAAGTPIYQLKRIHLIDRRPMSVAVSYVVVTAIANVDEIGISLYDYFRRNKVEMGSLRSQVSAAMADDDIRQALRLSEPMPLLIVRQTLFDHQKKPIEYSESFCRSDMYEFTSES, from the coding sequence ATGAGCAAGGAGACCAACCAGCGTCTGCTGGACAAACTGCAGCAGGATCTGGCCAGCGCGGGCGCGATGCCGCTGTATTTGCGCTTCAACGCCTCGGTGCGCAAGGCCATCGAGCAGGGGTTGCTGAATGCGGGGGATTTTTTGCCCAGCGAGCGCCTGTTCACCGAACGGCTCGGCATCTCGCGCATCACGGTGCGCAAGGCGCTGGCCTGCCTCGAGCAGGACGGCATCATCGGCCGTTCGCGCGGCTACGGCACCTTTATTCAACCGCAGCGGCCCGAGCCGAAGCTGTTCTATTCATTGGCGGACGTCAAAGGATTCTCGCGCGAGGTAATACAGCAGGGGCGCCGGCCGGACACGCAGTGGATCAGCCGCGAACGGATACCCGCCGGCGCTGAGCTGGCTGAAAAGCTCCAGCTGGCGGCCGGAACGCCGATCTACCAACTCAAACGCATTCACCTGATCGATCGGCGGCCAATGTCGGTGGCGGTGTCCTACGTAGTGGTGACGGCAATTGCCAACGTCGACGAGATCGGCATCTCGCTGTACGACTACTTCCGGCGCAATAAGGTGGAGATGGGATCGCTGCGCAGCCAGGTCAGCGCGGCGATGGCCGACGACGATATCCGTCAGGCGCTGCGGCTCTCGGAGCCGATGCCGCTGCTGATCGTGCGCCAGACGCTGTTCGACCATCAAAAAAAGCCGATCGAATACAGTGAAAGCTTCTGCCGCAGCGACATGTACGAATTTACCAGCGAAAGCTGA
- a CDS encoding PLP-dependent aminotransferase family protein has product MSDTPRHADDAAILAAFAQQRRQGLTRRSALHQALLQLIAAGELPWRTQLPPSRALAARLTVARDTVEQTYARLEAEGFISRTVGRGSFVRYRCDTLLGRELLATAAGQEARLAERELSDRGRALLAVSHTPHTSRQASLTPSLADLRAFPIEQWLQQEKQALRRHGERLLGYADPQGLPELRAEIARYLQRERGVKATAEQVIVVTSSQQALALCTQVLFDPGDAVFVEEPGYQGAKKLVQSAGLQARPIGIDEQGLDVGQLMQASGGGRGVYITPSHHYPLGYSLSLERRLALLQWAQRQRAWIIEDDYDAEFNYDRQTKAALQGLDSGGRTLYIGTFSKTLFPGLRIGFMIAPPQLVRPLVAARQFQDGYTSALAQMTLFHFLHEGDYAEHLRNMRTLYKARLNVLYDAVHRHLAAWTRPALPQGGLQLVCPLADAATERRLVAAAAERGIRLYGLADFYTGTPQRGALVLGFSAYTPDEIVRFIATLAQVFNALPVASDG; this is encoded by the coding sequence ATGAGCGATACCCCACGACACGCGGACGACGCGGCGATCCTGGCCGCCTTCGCGCAGCAGCGGCGGCAAGGTCTGACCCGGCGTTCGGCGCTGCATCAGGCCCTGCTACAACTAATCGCCGCCGGAGAACTGCCCTGGCGGACGCAGCTGCCGCCGAGCCGTGCGTTGGCGGCCCGGCTGACGGTGGCGCGCGACACGGTGGAACAGACCTACGCGCGGCTGGAAGCGGAGGGGTTCATCAGCCGAACGGTGGGGCGCGGCAGCTTTGTGCGTTATCGCTGCGACACGCTGCTCGGCCGTGAACTGCTGGCGACGGCGGCAGGGCAAGAGGCGCGGCTGGCGGAGCGCGAGCTGAGCGATCGCGGCCGGGCGCTGCTGGCGGTCAGCCATACGCCGCACACCAGCCGCCAGGCTTCGCTGACGCCTTCGCTGGCGGACCTGCGGGCGTTTCCCATCGAGCAATGGCTGCAGCAGGAAAAGCAGGCGCTACGGCGGCACGGCGAGCGGCTGTTGGGGTATGCCGATCCGCAAGGGTTGCCGGAGCTGCGCGCGGAGATCGCGCGCTATCTGCAGCGGGAGCGGGGCGTGAAGGCGACGGCGGAACAGGTGATCGTGGTGACCAGCTCTCAGCAGGCGTTGGCGCTGTGTACGCAGGTGCTGTTCGATCCCGGCGATGCGGTGTTCGTCGAAGAGCCGGGTTACCAGGGGGCGAAAAAGCTGGTGCAGTCGGCGGGGCTGCAGGCGCGGCCGATCGGCATCGACGAGCAGGGGCTGGACGTCGGGCAGTTGATGCAGGCCTCGGGCGGCGGACGGGGCGTTTACATCACGCCGTCCCATCACTATCCGCTGGGGTATTCGCTGAGCCTCGAGCGGCGGCTGGCGCTGCTGCAGTGGGCGCAGCGGCAGCGGGCCTGGATCATCGAAGACGACTACGACGCCGAGTTCAACTATGACCGGCAAACCAAGGCGGCATTGCAGGGGCTGGACAGCGGCGGGCGCACGCTGTACATCGGCACCTTCAGCAAGACGCTGTTTCCGGGGCTGCGCATCGGTTTCATGATTGCGCCGCCGCAGCTGGTGCGGCCATTGGTCGCCGCCAGGCAGTTTCAGGACGGCTACACGTCGGCGCTGGCGCAGATGACGCTGTTCCACTTCCTGCACGAGGGCGACTACGCCGAGCATCTGCGCAATATGCGCACGTTGTACAAGGCGCGGTTGAACGTGCTGTACGACGCGGTGCATCGTCACCTGGCGGCCTGGACGCGCCCGGCGTTGCCGCAGGGCGGGCTGCAGCTGGTGTGCCCGTTGGCGGATGCGGCGACGGAGCGGCGGCTGGTGGCGGCCGCCGCCGAACGGGGAATTCGGCTGTACGGCCTGGCGGACTTCTATACCGGCACGCCGCAGCGCGGGGCGCTGGTGCTCGGCTTCTCGGCCTATACGCCGGATGAGATCGTGCGCTTTATCGCGACGCTGGCGCAGGTGTTCAACGCGCTGCCGGTGGCAAGCGACGGCTAA
- a CDS encoding GNAT family N-acetyltransferase, which translates to MNPSNPEVTIRRINGDDKAQWLALWQGYLDFYRADVAPQVTDRTFERLGQDEQVYGLVAQDADGQLLGLMNLVFHPSTWSAVGYCYIEDLYVSPQARGHKVSEKLFEQAYRLAEARGSDRIYWMTQEYNAPARSLYDKIGRRSSFIVYTR; encoded by the coding sequence ATGAACCCATCAAACCCTGAAGTGACTATCCGCAGAATCAATGGCGACGACAAAGCACAGTGGCTGGCGCTGTGGCAGGGCTATCTCGATTTTTATCGCGCCGACGTGGCGCCGCAGGTGACCGATCGCACCTTCGAACGCCTGGGGCAGGATGAACAGGTGTACGGGCTGGTGGCGCAGGATGCCGACGGCCAACTGCTGGGGCTGATGAACCTGGTGTTCCATCCGTCCACCTGGAGCGCGGTCGGCTATTGTTATATCGAGGATCTCTATGTGTCGCCGCAGGCGCGCGGCCACAAGGTGTCGGAAAAGCTGTTCGAACAGGCGTATCGACTGGCGGAGGCGCGCGGCAGCGATCGGATCTACTGGATGACCCAGGAGTACAACGCGCCGGCGCGCTCGCTGTACGACAAAATCGGCAGAAGAAGCTCGTTTATCGTTTATACCCGTTAA
- a CDS encoding GNAT family N-acetyltransferase, giving the protein MAMNRYGQPVGEPMPDWQPARRPGGATLGGRFCSLAPLEPQRDYAALFEAFQLAPDGRDWTYLSIERPDTPAAMLQHLETLQANPALVNLTVFDAASDAPVGTVALMRIDEANGVLEIGHVSWSPLMKQRSSATEAIALLLRYAFDTLGYRRCEWKCDSHNAPSRQAALRFGFRYEGNFRFAVIVKGRSRDTDWFAITADRWPTVRQALARWLSADNFDAQGRQIARLQVLRGE; this is encoded by the coding sequence ATGGCAATGAATCGTTATGGTCAGCCGGTCGGAGAACCGATGCCGGATTGGCAGCCGGCTCGCCGCCCCGGCGGCGCGACGCTCGGCGGGCGTTTCTGCTCGCTGGCGCCGCTCGAGCCGCAGCGGGATTACGCCGCGCTGTTCGAGGCGTTTCAGCTGGCGCCGGACGGCCGCGACTGGACCTATCTGTCCATCGAACGGCCCGATACGCCGGCGGCGATGTTGCAGCATCTGGAGACGCTGCAGGCCAACCCGGCGCTGGTTAATCTGACGGTGTTCGACGCCGCCAGCGATGCGCCGGTGGGCACGGTGGCGCTGATGCGCATCGACGAAGCCAACGGGGTGCTGGAGATCGGCCACGTCAGCTGGTCGCCGTTGATGAAACAGCGCTCCAGCGCCACCGAAGCCATCGCGCTGCTGCTGCGCTATGCCTTCGACACGCTGGGCTACCGCCGCTGCGAGTGGAAGTGCGACAGCCATAACGCGCCGTCCCGCCAGGCCGCGCTGCGCTTTGGCTTTCGTTACGAGGGCAACTTCCGCTTCGCGGTGATCGTCAAGGGGCGCAGCCGGGATACCGACTGGTTTGCCATCACCGCCGACCGTTGGCCGACGGTGCGGCAGGCGCTGGCGCGCTGGCTGAGTGCGGACAACTTCGATGCGCAGGGGCGGCAGATAGCCCGGCTGCAGGTGCTGCGCGGCGAATAG
- the purB gene encoding adenylosuccinate lyase has product MELSSLTAVSPVDGRYGDKVSALRPIFSEYGLLKFRVQVEVRWLQKLAACAEIKEVPAFDADANAFLDKIVAEFNEEDAQRIKTIERTTNHDVKAVEYFLKEKVAAVPALHAVSEFIHFACTSEDINNLSHALMLQSARQDVVLPYWRKIIDALKGLALEYRDIPLLSRTHGQPATPSTVGKEFANVAYRMERQYRQLERVEIMGKINGAVGNYNAHIVAYPEVDWHQFSEAFVTSLGITWNPYTTQIEPHDYIAELFDCVARFNTILIDFDRDIWGYIALNHFKQKTIAGEIGSSTMPHKVNPIDFENSEGNLGLANAVLGHLAGKLPVSRWQRDLTDSTVLRNLGVGLGYALIAYQATLKGISKLEVNQAHLLDELDHNWEVLAEPIQTVMRRYGIEKPYEKLKELTRGKRVDAAGMQAFIDGLALPEEEKTRLKAMTPANYIGRATTMVDELK; this is encoded by the coding sequence ATGGAATTATCCTCACTGACCGCCGTTTCCCCCGTTGATGGACGCTACGGTGATAAAGTCAGCGCACTGCGCCCCATTTTCAGCGAATACGGTCTGCTGAAATTCCGCGTACAGGTTGAAGTACGTTGGCTGCAAAAACTGGCGGCCTGCGCAGAAATCAAGGAAGTTCCCGCTTTTGACGCCGACGCAAACGCTTTCCTCGACAAAATCGTCGCGGAATTCAATGAAGAAGACGCTCAGCGCATCAAAACCATCGAGCGCACCACCAACCACGACGTGAAAGCGGTCGAGTATTTCCTGAAGGAAAAAGTGGCGGCGGTGCCTGCGCTGCACGCGGTATCCGAGTTCATCCACTTCGCCTGCACCTCCGAAGACATCAACAACCTGTCGCATGCGCTGATGCTGCAAAGCGCCCGTCAGGACGTGGTGCTGCCTTACTGGCGCAAGATCATCGACGCGCTGAAAGGGCTGGCGCTGGAATACCGCGATATTCCGCTGCTGTCGCGCACCCACGGCCAGCCGGCGACCCCGTCGACCGTCGGCAAAGAGTTCGCCAACGTGGCTTACCGCATGGAGCGCCAGTACCGCCAGCTGGAGCGCGTGGAGATCATGGGTAAAATCAACGGCGCGGTCGGCAACTACAACGCCCACATCGTCGCTTACCCGGAAGTGGACTGGCATCAGTTCAGCGAAGCGTTCGTGACCTCGCTCGGCATCACCTGGAACCCGTACACCACCCAGATCGAGCCGCATGACTACATCGCCGAGCTGTTCGACTGCGTAGCGCGTTTCAACACCATCCTGATCGACTTCGACCGCGACATCTGGGGCTACATCGCCCTGAACCACTTCAAGCAGAAGACCATCGCCGGCGAAATCGGTTCTTCCACCATGCCGCACAAGGTCAACCCGATCGACTTCGAAAACTCCGAAGGCAATCTGGGCCTGGCCAACGCCGTGCTGGGCCACCTGGCGGGCAAACTGCCGGTGTCCCGCTGGCAGCGCGACCTGACCGACTCCACCGTGCTGCGTAATCTGGGCGTAGGCCTGGGCTACGCGCTGATCGCCTATCAGGCCACCCTGAAAGGCATCAGCAAGCTGGAAGTGAACCAGGCGCACCTGCTGGACGAACTGGATCACAACTGGGAAGTGCTGGCCGAGCCGATCCAGACCGTGATGCGCCGCTACGGCATCGAGAAACCTTACGAGAAGCTGAAAGAGCTGACCCGCGGCAAGCGCGTGGATGCCGCCGGCATGCAGGCGTTCATCGATGGCCTGGCGCTGCCGGAAGAAGAGAAAACCCGTCTGAAGGCGATGACCCCGGCCAACTACATCGGCCGCGCCACCACCATGGTCGACGAGCTGAAATAA